In Lolium perenne isolate Kyuss_39 chromosome 5, Kyuss_2.0, whole genome shotgun sequence, the sequence GTCGGCGACGGGCACGCGCGTAGCAGCCACCGACTCGGCGCGGCCGTCGCTCTTCCGGCGGTAGATCTCCACGTCGATCGCCGTCGCCCGATCGGAGACCGTCACGCGCAACGCCTCGCCCCAGTAGGGGTACCCGTTGCAGTGGCCGTCCTCGTCGTTGGCGCGGGTGCGCGCCGCCGCCGTGTCCGTGTGCACCACGACGTACGCGCCCCGGTCCAGCGGCTTGCGCCGCACGGTGCCCCCGAGGACGACCTCCTCCGCGGACAGCACGGTCACCTCCAGGTCCGTCAGCGGCGACGGAGGAGGTTGCTGTTTCGCGAACAGCGACGACGATGAGGAGCACTCCGCGGCGAACTTGGTTGTGCCCTTGAGCGCCATTGCTGTGGTTGGTTGGTCGCTGGTGATCTAGTTCGATCGGTGGGTACGTTTGGATCATGGAGGCCGGGTCTCTGCGCAGCTTATATTGGTAACGGCAAGCGCGTACCCTCGGGGCCTTGGTCAAGGTCGGAGATCGATCCGTGTCAGTttcgatttagggttttagggtgctATTTCCTTCTTTCCGTTTCAGGATCTACAATTACTTTACGAACCTAAGTCGGAGACGGGCCTCGTGATTTGTTTCCGAACATAGATGACGACAGGTTCATGGAAGCTTCAATGGCGCAATTTACGTCATGACGGGCATGTCACGCATACGCGTGAACCAAAAGTGTAAAGGATATAATAGACGACTTGATTGAGAAGTTGCACAGTGGACGAACCTTATCTCCTCAAAATaggtagtagtagtagta encodes:
- the LOC127298330 gene encoding uncharacterized protein, translated to MALKGTTKFAAECSSSSSLFAKQQPPPSPLTDLEVTVLSAEEVVLGGTVRRKPLDRGAYVVVHTDTAAARTRANDEDGHCNGYPYWGEALRVTVSDRATAIDVEIYRRKSDGRAESVAATRVPVADFSVGPPGHLHCLSYRLYDSGSRMGTRNGVINIRVKRLSGAAPTKELGKGGKTVDDAASGSDGSCCGGVAKEGKVPSAAVAGVAAAPAGVVMGFPVGFNAAGQPNGKGSA